The proteins below are encoded in one region of Podarcis raffonei isolate rPodRaf1 chromosome 6, rPodRaf1.pri, whole genome shotgun sequence:
- the RBPJL gene encoding recombining binding protein suppressor of hairless-like protein isoform X1 has protein sequence MEPGARLSPEPLTHLGRLEGEEGQPRDAEESGSRTTPPWSWGRSNPEQADPLRNGVRRYLQLPSDRTVLIVHAKVAQKSYGSEKRFFCPPPCVYLTGPGWKLKKEDMKDPTDFSSKVCGYIGLDGTSSSHVETQKLNFEEQLDSKVFSCAKALYISDSDKRKHFRLVVNLFFSNGLEIGTFHSKLIKVISKPSQKKQSLKNTDLCIPSGSKVSLFNRLRSQTVSTRYLSFEGGAFTASARQWAAFTLHLAGESQGEFPLREGYIHYGSTIRLICTATGMALPPLIIRKVAKQSVMLDVNEPVSQLHKCAFQLHGTDRMYLSLSTEKVVQFQASPCPKEVNRELLNDSSCWTIIGTETAEYTFSDCLTGIQDPVSPVPLITALELAGGGDVAMLEVQGEYLHANLKVWFGDVEAETMYRSPKTLVCVVPDISAFSRDWRWLRYPITVPLLLLRNDGLIYSSTFSFTYTPEQSFLTGQPILPKVMQDSDTLLDTIHQEFTKTNFHLFMQS, from the exons ATCCAATCCAGAGCAAGCTGACCCTCTCCGAAATGGAGTGCGCAGGTACCTTCAGCTCCCATCTGACCGGACTGTGCTGATAGTCCACGCAAAAGTTGCTCAGAAATCATATGGCAGTGAAAAGAG gTTTTTCTGCCCCCCGCCTTGCGTTTACCTGACTGGACCAGGCTGgaagttgaagaaggaagacatGAAAG ATCCAACAGACTTCAGTTCCAAAGTATGTGGCTATATAGGACTCGATGGCACAAGCAGCAGCCACGTGGAGACCCAGAAGCTAAACTTTGAGGAGCAGCTAGATTCCAAG GTGTTCAGCTGTGCCAAAGCTCTGTACATTTCAGACTCAGACAAGAGGAAGCACTTCCGGCTGGTCGTCAATCTCTTCTTCAGCAACGGGCTGGAGATCGGCACGTTCCACAGCAAGCTGATCAAGGTGATCTCCAAGCCCTCCCAGAAGAAGCAATCCCTGAAGAATACAGACT TGTGCATTCCGTCCGGGTCCAAGGTCTCCCTCTTCAACCGCCTGCGCTCCCAGACTGTTAGCACCCGGTATCTTTCGTTTGAGGGTGGCGCCTTCACAGCAAGTGCCAGGCAGTGGGCAGCCTTTACACTTCATCTGG CGGGTGAGTCCCAGGGTGAGTTCCCCCTGCGAGAAGGATACATTCACTATGGTTCCACCATTCGCCTCATCTGCACAGCCACCGGCATGGCCCTGCCCCCTCTG ATCATTCGGAAAGTTGCTAAGCAATCAGTGATGTTGGATGTGAACGAACCTGTCTCTCAGCTGCATAAATGTGCGTTCCAGCTGCATGGCACTGACCGGATGTACCTCAGCCTCTCCACAGAGAAAGTGGTCCAGTTCCAG GCATCACCATGTCCAAAGGAAGTGAACCGGGAGCTGCTGAACGACAGCTCTTGCTGGACCATCATTGGGACGGAAACCGCAGAATACACATTCAGTGACTGCCTCACTGGCATTCAGGATCCCGTGAGCCCGGTCCCTCTCATCACAGCTCTGGAG CTGGCAGGTGGAGGGGATGTGGCGATGCTAGAAGTACAGGGCGAGTACCTGCATGCAAACCTGAAGGTTTGGTTTGGCGATGTGGAAGCTGAGACCATGTACAG GAGTCCCAAGACTTTAGTATGCGTCGTTCCTGATATCTCTGCGTTCAGCCGTGACTGGAGGTGGCTGAGATACCCCATCACTGTCCCTCTCCTACTGTTAAGGAATGACGGCTTGATTTATTCCAGCACTTTCAGTTTCACATACACACCAGAGCAGAGTTTCTTGACTGGGCAACCAATCCTGCCAAAGGTGATGCAGGATTCTGACACCTTGCTTGATACCATCCATCAGGAGTTCACGAAGACCAACTTTCACCTCTTCATGCAAAGTTAG
- the RBPJL gene encoding recombining binding protein suppressor of hairless-like protein isoform X2, producing the protein MEPGARLSPEPLTHLGRLEGEEGQPRDAEESGSRTTPPWSWGRFFCPPPCVYLTGPGWKLKKEDMKDPTDFSSKVCGYIGLDGTSSSHVETQKLNFEEQLDSKVFSCAKALYISDSDKRKHFRLVVNLFFSNGLEIGTFHSKLIKVISKPSQKKQSLKNTDLCIPSGSKVSLFNRLRSQTVSTRYLSFEGGAFTASARQWAAFTLHLAGESQGEFPLREGYIHYGSTIRLICTATGMALPPLIIRKVAKQSVMLDVNEPVSQLHKCAFQLHGTDRMYLSLSTEKVVQFQASPCPKEVNRELLNDSSCWTIIGTETAEYTFSDCLTGIQDPVSPVPLITALELAGGGDVAMLEVQGEYLHANLKVWFGDVEAETMYRSPKTLVCVVPDISAFSRDWRWLRYPITVPLLLLRNDGLIYSSTFSFTYTPEQSFLTGQPILPKVMQDSDTLLDTIHQEFTKTNFHLFMQS; encoded by the exons gTTTTTCTGCCCCCCGCCTTGCGTTTACCTGACTGGACCAGGCTGgaagttgaagaaggaagacatGAAAG ATCCAACAGACTTCAGTTCCAAAGTATGTGGCTATATAGGACTCGATGGCACAAGCAGCAGCCACGTGGAGACCCAGAAGCTAAACTTTGAGGAGCAGCTAGATTCCAAG GTGTTCAGCTGTGCCAAAGCTCTGTACATTTCAGACTCAGACAAGAGGAAGCACTTCCGGCTGGTCGTCAATCTCTTCTTCAGCAACGGGCTGGAGATCGGCACGTTCCACAGCAAGCTGATCAAGGTGATCTCCAAGCCCTCCCAGAAGAAGCAATCCCTGAAGAATACAGACT TGTGCATTCCGTCCGGGTCCAAGGTCTCCCTCTTCAACCGCCTGCGCTCCCAGACTGTTAGCACCCGGTATCTTTCGTTTGAGGGTGGCGCCTTCACAGCAAGTGCCAGGCAGTGGGCAGCCTTTACACTTCATCTGG CGGGTGAGTCCCAGGGTGAGTTCCCCCTGCGAGAAGGATACATTCACTATGGTTCCACCATTCGCCTCATCTGCACAGCCACCGGCATGGCCCTGCCCCCTCTG ATCATTCGGAAAGTTGCTAAGCAATCAGTGATGTTGGATGTGAACGAACCTGTCTCTCAGCTGCATAAATGTGCGTTCCAGCTGCATGGCACTGACCGGATGTACCTCAGCCTCTCCACAGAGAAAGTGGTCCAGTTCCAG GCATCACCATGTCCAAAGGAAGTGAACCGGGAGCTGCTGAACGACAGCTCTTGCTGGACCATCATTGGGACGGAAACCGCAGAATACACATTCAGTGACTGCCTCACTGGCATTCAGGATCCCGTGAGCCCGGTCCCTCTCATCACAGCTCTGGAG CTGGCAGGTGGAGGGGATGTGGCGATGCTAGAAGTACAGGGCGAGTACCTGCATGCAAACCTGAAGGTTTGGTTTGGCGATGTGGAAGCTGAGACCATGTACAG GAGTCCCAAGACTTTAGTATGCGTCGTTCCTGATATCTCTGCGTTCAGCCGTGACTGGAGGTGGCTGAGATACCCCATCACTGTCCCTCTCCTACTGTTAAGGAATGACGGCTTGATTTATTCCAGCACTTTCAGTTTCACATACACACCAGAGCAGAGTTTCTTGACTGGGCAACCAATCCTGCCAAAGGTGATGCAGGATTCTGACACCTTGCTTGATACCATCCATCAGGAGTTCACGAAGACCAACTTTCACCTCTTCATGCAAAGTTAG